In one bacterium genomic region, the following are encoded:
- a CDS encoding PD-(D/E)XK nuclease family protein, which translates to MGKIIEIPFTENLIKFIGEQILEKQRYDYSSTAVVFAHRRPILYLRQMMTKQLNQPFFPPKMFSMDDFISSLTSQILPDFTLVNRLDSIYLLFQAVTKLNKNPWDKPGFSFAQFLPWGIKIERVIEEIDIEMVKDENLKGIQIEELWEPNVVRNAGLLMGHLAEIRKIYHTLLDEQGLITRGRNYALAAENIEELSLPFKTIYFGGLFAMSQAEKTIIRYLLKQPAVTFIRQNDEIQWTPFEEMNEWVEEIEHGTQSTQHRAEIFLHEAFNTHSEIVELRDIITEDRSEYEKTAIVLPDPEPLIPLLSEVMTTLETDYNITMGYPAVRTPIYALLDLFIKLQETRRDNTYYVDAYLSLLMHPYIKNIQHQLKSTQMRILIHSIEEILLNKGKMFNSLDEIEEEAEIFEQAQRLTAGEVTTADFKNTLIECHDIFIRRMDGIRTLASLADFFEGILIYLAKFSPAIHYPFSGEFFNSFFLFLDKIKISILKDEEFKDTNNLINLFRYIVREEQIAFQGEPLKGLQIMGLLETRALNFDKIFLLNANEGILPASEPFDSLLPLPLRTALKMPLHYHNEEIYRYHFHHLVSSSRQIHIFYLKTEKQLRSRFVEKLVWEEEKRKGQIGVLKASQVALNVSFPRRHRFEVAKNQEILDILYKINLSATDLESYLDCPVKFYFSKVLRLKEKEEIPDELEAERIGNILHQILERLYRPLCGIGILGEKEYVELERNLSGVVESVFLENFGEIRGEQYLLQEITVARLKKYIQSEKKHIGNCTIISTEENLSCSFSLADGISICLTGRADRIDHLGKEWMIIDYKSGNLKRFRLFDKILKSRDEMKKEIESLQLPFYALLYQRMHHILRSEINSKLVSLRLDEEKLLFDENVDREEFLEEIFLPTLRNLIAEILSPDIPFVVDGKEERCRFCPFPTFCRKG; encoded by the coding sequence ATGGGGAAGATAATCGAGATTCCATTTACAGAGAATCTTATTAAATTTATCGGCGAACAGATACTTGAAAAACAAAGGTATGATTATTCATCAACCGCTGTTGTATTTGCCCATCGCCGTCCAATTCTGTATCTTCGCCAGATGATGACGAAACAACTAAATCAGCCATTCTTTCCGCCAAAGATGTTCTCAATGGACGATTTTATCTCCTCTCTAACCTCACAAATCCTGCCTGATTTTACCCTCGTAAACAGACTGGATAGCATCTATCTGCTTTTTCAGGCAGTTACAAAACTCAACAAGAACCCCTGGGATAAACCGGGTTTTTCATTTGCTCAATTTTTACCCTGGGGAATAAAGATTGAACGGGTAATCGAAGAAATTGACATTGAAATGGTTAAAGATGAAAACCTCAAGGGTATCCAGATAGAAGAACTATGGGAACCAAATGTTGTCCGCAATGCTGGTCTTTTAATGGGGCATCTTGCAGAGATTCGTAAAATTTATCATACCCTTCTTGATGAGCAAGGTCTGATAACTCGTGGTAGAAATTATGCACTGGCGGCGGAGAATATCGAAGAATTATCTCTTCCATTCAAAACCATCTATTTTGGTGGACTTTTTGCGATGAGTCAGGCAGAGAAAACGATTATTCGCTATCTCCTCAAACAACCAGCCGTTACTTTTATCCGTCAGAACGATGAAATCCAATGGACACCATTTGAAGAAATGAATGAATGGGTAGAAGAGATAGAGCACGGAACACAAAGCACACAACACAGAGCAGAGATATTTTTACATGAGGCATTTAACACTCACTCTGAGATAGTGGAATTAAGAGATATTATCACAGAAGACCGGTCTGAGTATGAAAAAACAGCCATTGTTTTACCTGACCCTGAACCGCTTATTCCTTTACTCTCTGAGGTAATGACTACCCTTGAGACAGACTATAATATCACGATGGGCTATCCAGCAGTCAGAACACCAATTTATGCCCTTTTAGACCTTTTTATAAAACTTCAGGAAACAAGGCGAGATAACACTTATTATGTTGATGCCTATCTCTCCCTTCTAATGCATCCCTATATTAAAAACATTCAGCACCAACTTAAATCTACCCAGATGCGAATTCTGATTCATTCTATAGAGGAAATACTTCTGAACAAGGGGAAAATGTTTAATAGCCTTGATGAAATTGAGGAGGAGGCTGAAATATTTGAGCAGGCACAGCGATTGACTGCAGGAGAGGTTACCACTGCGGATTTCAAAAATACCCTGATTGAGTGCCACGATATCTTTATCAGGAGAATGGATGGAATCAGGACTCTTGCCTCTCTGGCAGATTTTTTCGAGGGAATTCTCATCTATCTGGCAAAATTCAGCCCGGCTATTCACTATCCATTTTCTGGAGAGTTTTTCAATAGTTTTTTTCTTTTTCTGGACAAAATCAAAATCTCCATCCTCAAAGACGAAGAATTTAAAGATACTAATAACCTCATCAATCTCTTTCGTTATATTGTTAGAGAAGAGCAAATTGCATTTCAGGGAGAGCCGCTTAAAGGTCTGCAGATTATGGGGTTATTGGAAACACGGGCTTTAAATTTCGACAAAATCTTTTTATTAAATGCCAACGAAGGTATTCTTCCAGCAAGTGAACCTTTTGATTCGCTTTTGCCACTTCCATTAAGGACTGCTCTGAAAATGCCACTTCACTATCACAATGAAGAAATCTACCGCTATCATTTCCATCATCTCGTCTCATCCAGTCGCCAGATTCATATCTTCTACTTGAAAACTGAAAAACAACTTCGCAGTCGGTTTGTTGAAAAATTAGTCTGGGAAGAAGAAAAAAGAAAGGGACAGATAGGAGTTTTGAAAGCAAGTCAGGTGGCATTAAATGTTTCGTTTCCTCGACGGCATAGGTTTGAGGTAGCTAAAAATCAGGAAATTCTCGATATTTTATATAAAATAAACCTTTCGGCGACTGACCTGGAATCTTATCTGGACTGCCCGGTTAAATTTTATTTCTCAAAGGTGCTAAGGCTTAAAGAAAAAGAGGAGATACCAGATGAACTCGAGGCTGAACGGATTGGAAATATTCTTCATCAGATATTGGAACGGCTTTATCGCCCCCTTTGCGGCATAGGAATTCTGGGAGAAAAAGAGTATGTTGAACTTGAGAGAAATCTGTCTGGGGTAGTAGAATCTGTTTTTCTGGAGAATTTTGGCGAGATTCGAGGCGAACAGTATCTTCTTCAAGAGATAACTGTTGCCCGTTTAAAAAAATATATCCAATCAGAAAAGAAACATATTGGCAACTGCACAATAATCTCTACTGAAGAAAATTTATCCTGTTCTTTTTCACTGGCTGATGGAATTAGTATTTGCCTGACTGGTCGTGCCGACCGTATCGACCATCTGGGAAAAGAATGGATGATAATTGATTACAAATCAGGGAATCTAAAAAGATTTAGACTATTTGATAAGATATTGAAATCCCGTGATGAGATGAAGAAGGAAATAGAGTCTCTTCAACTTCCTTTTTACGCCTTGCTTTATCAAAGGATGCATCATATCCTGCGCAGTGAAATAAATTCTAAACTGGTTTCTCTTCGTCTGGATGAAGAAAAACTCCTTTTTGATGAAAATGTTGACCGTGAGGAGTTTTTAGAGGAGATATTTCTTCCGACATTGAGGAATCTTATCGCGGAAATATTAAGTCCAGATATTCCCTTTGTGGTCGATGGCAAGGAAGAAAGGTGCCGTTTTTGTCCTTTTCCAACCTTCTGCCGCAAGGGATGA